The following coding sequences are from one Eucalyptus grandis isolate ANBG69807.140 chromosome 11, ASM1654582v1, whole genome shotgun sequence window:
- the LOC104425489 gene encoding protein PHOTOPERIOD-INDEPENDENT EARLY FLOWERING 1 isoform X1, producing the protein MASKGPRSKLDHETRARRQKALEAPREPQRPKTHWDHVLEEMVWLSKDFESERKWKLAQAKKVAIRASKGMLDQATREEKKMKEGEQRLRKVALNISKDVKKFWMKIEKLVLYKHQLEVDEKRKKALDKQLEFLLGQTERYSTMLAENLTDAHITLQQNTIEEHQPSISPEDDDENLTNEGMELDAVYYAESHPEAANVDEDFSLQTEDESEDDEQTIEEDEALITEEERKEELEALHNEMDVPLEELLKQYAADRDDRDSPGGSEDAAQQNSDENDQNECVQKDISAAGETNKDSSVVVTGRRCAESNGSLSVPKSLVSDMEVCKTESSSKILENDKDHAHYDFIEEQEDGDYVLAGGEDKDDEATLLEEEELAKADSYDPMDEIALLQRESEIPVEELIARYKKDIENDAVSEDESEYASALSEDLEDAAGPKYEVPYRESMSESDGELHANLSDSSPGKEAEAGELNESEGRENDSRIADAAAAARSAQPTGNTFSTTKVRTKFPFLIKHPLREYQHIGLDWLVTMYEKRLNGILADEMGLGKTIMTIALLAHLACEKGIWGPHLIVVPTSVMLNWETEFLKWSPAFKILTYFGSAKERKFKRQGWLKPNSFHVCITTYRLVIQDSKVFKRKKWKYLILDEAHLIKNWKSQRWQTLLNFHSKRRILLTGTPLQNDLMELWSLMHFLMPHIFQSHQEFKDWFCNPISGMVDGQEKVNKEVVDRLHNVLRPFILRRLKRDVEKQLPMKHEHVINCRLSRRQRNLYEDFIASSETQATLASSNFFGMISVIMQLRKVCNHPDLFEGRPIISSFDMSGIVTHLSSSVCSILSTGPFSGVDLEGLGFLFTHLDFHMTSWESDEVRSIETPSDLIINRVDLNNQNEDWYCPRRDRKRSHQTNIFEEIQKALWEERLREAKERVASISWWNSLRCRRRPMYSTSLRDIVTIKHPVYDIHCQKADRSSYLYPSKLADIVLSPVERFERMTDLVESFMFAIPAARAPEPVCRCSKNDTPVFLHPSYGEKCSQILLPLLSPIRPAIVRRQVYFPDRRLIQFDCGKLQELAMLLRKLKSEGHRALIFTQMTKMLDVLEAFINLYGYTYMRLDGSTQPEERQTLMQRFNTNPKIFLFILSTRSGGVGINLVGADTVIFYDSDWNPAMDQQAQDRCHRIGQTREVHIYRLISESTIEENILRKANQKRALDDLVIQSGGYNTEFFKKLDPMELFSGHRTLPLKQKEKNVSNGSEVSLSNADVEAALKHAEDEADYMALKKVEQEEAVDNQEFTEEAVGKMEDDEFVNEDDLKDDEPTDQGGQISTLNKEEALISGSDFNEDGALTLVGKEDDLDMLADVKQMAAAAAAAGQAVSSFENQLRPIDRYAMRFLELWDPIIDKRAVESQVRFEETEWELDRLEKYKEELEADMDDDEEPLVYEKWDADFATEAYRQQVEALAQHQLEEELELEAKLKEDLDNENYEDKVERPRASKPKSKKKAKKAKFKSLKKGSLTSDGKQFKGESPEESIYSDDDIVCLDISDGELPHSAMQKKRKKDELFEDPDEETSSKKSKKHDPPGNSVDLDCKPSGKKQEESVDSKTLDYMDVDREQKTVGRSRMGGKISITSLPIKRVFTIRPEKLKKGNIWSRDCVPSPDMWLPQEDAVLCAVVHEYGFNWSLVADTLYGMTAGGFYRGRYRNPIHCCERFRDLIQRYVLSAVDNPNNEKAGHVVSTKGSLKVTEDNIRMLLDVAMDLPDNELLLQKHFTALLSSVWRVTSCVNDQENLSSPRNGLYFSRSILDSAINHSSRKSRPEAAGKVKMTNLIPSRKLMADALDAVGHQNEIVCPSDQGDGVSAIEEGLEVTLEFQQEKDDLTIPLPTFLKLSLPGSVPSTSGSNSTGDKFLKSSRNMAECRFREASRACAEGSLGCSTSGLLATDVKTRSAQKPQALGKHKLPPTDSIKPSKSKFRKTNMEFGLTNQPVSEPRPLPMQMVSAGDASAWCDFSSATFDAGAHDFEGDLLSAMDKELPLEPESYDMVQNTYYVPDVISDLDDCSLSPEYTDIG; encoded by the exons ATGGCGTCCAAAGGTCCAAGGTCGAAATTGGATCACGAGACGAGAGCTCGGCGCCAAAAG GCACTCGAAGCCCCTCGAGAGCCTCAACGCCCTAAAACTCACTGGGATCATGTTTTAGAAGAGATGGTCTGGCTGTCAAAG GATTTTGAGTCTGAGCGTAAATGGAAACTAGCTCAAGCAAAGAAGGTTGCCATAAGAGCAAGCAAAGGCATGTTAGACCAGGCTAccagggaagaaaagaaaatgaag GAAGGGGAACAAAGATTGAGAAAAGTTGCTCTTAATATTTCAAAGGATGTGAAGAAGTTCTGGATGAAAATAGAAAAGCTG GTGCTTTACAAGCATCAGCTGGAGGTTgatgagaaaaggaagaaggcaCTTGATAAGCAGCTTGAGTTTTTATTGGGCCAAACTGAGAG gtACTCAACAATGCTGGCAGAAAATCTCACAGATGCACATATAACTTTGCAACAAAATACTATCGAGGAGCATCAGCCAAGTATTTCAcctgaggatgatgatgagaattTGACTAATGAGGGGATGGAACTAGATGCTG TCTATTATGCAGAATCTCATCCAGAAGCGGCAAATGTTGATGAAGATTTTAGTCTACAAACCGAAGATGAGTCG GAGGATGATGAGCAAACTATTGAGGAAGATGAGGCTCTCATaacagaagaagaaaggaaagaagaattgGAAGCCTTGCACAATGAAATGGATGTTCCACTGGAGGAGTTACTTAAACAATATGCTGCGGACAGAg ATGATAGAGATAGTCCAGGAGGAAGTGAAGATGCGGCTCAGCAAAATTCAGACGAGAATGATCAGAATGAGT GTGTACAGAAGGATATTTCTGCTGCTGGCGAGACAAATAAAGACAGCTCTGTTGTAGTAACTGGTCGTCGTTGT GCTGAAAGTAATGGCAGCTTAAGTGTACCGAAAAGCCTTGTTTCTGATATGGAGGTCTGCAAAACCGAAAGtagttccaaaattttggagAATGACAAAGATCATGCGCATTATGACTTTATTGAAGAACAG GAAGATGGTGATTATGTCCTCGCTGGTGGAGAGGACAAG GATGATGAAGCGACCTTGTTAGAAGAGGAGGAATTGGCAAAAGCAGATTCATATGATCCGATGGATGAG ATTGCTTTACTGCAGAGGGAGAGCGAGATTCCTGTTGAAGAATTAATTGCCAGGTATAAGAAG GACATTGAAAATGATGCTGTCTCAGAGGATGAATCTGAATATGCCTCTGCTTTATCTGAAGATCTTGAAGATGCTGCAGGCCCCAAGTATGAGGTACCATATAGGGAAAGCATGTCTGAAAGTGATGGTGAACTTCATGCAAATTTGTCAGACTCTTCTCCTGGAAAAGAAGCAGAAGCCGGAGAACTTAATGAATCAGAAGGCAGGGAGAATGATAGTAGAATTGCAGATGCCGCAGCAGCTGCAAGATCTGCCCAGCCCACAGGCAACACATTCTCAACAACCAAAGTGCGCACAAAGTTCCCCTTTCTTATCAAGCACCCACTACGTGAGTACCAACATATTGGCTTGGATTGGCTTGTTACAATGTATGAGAAAAGACTGAATGGGATTTTAGCTGATGAAATGGGTCTTGGAAAGACTATCATGACCATTGCACTACTTGCACATCTTGCTTGTGAGAAGGGAATATGGGGCCCACACCTAATTGTAGTTCCAACAAGTGTGATGCTAAACTGGGAAACTGAGTTTCTAAAATGGTCTCCTGCTTTCAAAATCTTAACTTATTTTGGAAgtgcaaaagaaaggaaatttaaGAGACAGGGTTGGCTGAAACCCAACTCCTTCCATGTGTGCATAACCACTTACAGGCTAGTTATACAGGATTCCAAAGTCTTCAAGCGGAAGAAATGGAAGTACTTAATTTTGGATGAGGCTCATCTAATTAAGAATTGGAAGTCTCAGAGGTGGCAGACTCTCTTAAACTTCCACTCCAAGAGGCGCATTTTGTTAACTGGCACGCCTCTGCAGAATGATCTTATGGAATTGTGGTCTCTTATGCACTTTTTAATGCCTCACATCTTTCAATCTCATCAAGAGTTTAAGGATTGGTTCTGTAATCCGATTTCAGGAATGGTTGATGGACAGGAAAAGGTAAATAAAGAAGTTGTTGATCGCCTGCATAATGTTCTCCGTCCATTTATACTCCGCAGGTTAAAAAGGGATGTGGAGAAGCAGCTTCCAATGAAGCATGAGCATGTCATAAACTGTAGACTTTCAAGGAGACAGCGGAATTTGTATGAGGATTTCATTGCTAGCTCTGAGACACAAGCTACTCTTGCaagttcaaatttctttggAATGATCAGTGTTATAATGCAACTTCGTAAAGTATGCAACCATCCTGATTTGTTTGAGGGCCGTCCAATCATTAGTTCCTTTGACATGAGTGGCATTGTTACCCATTTGAGTTCATCTGTATGCTCCATTTTATCTACTGGACCCTTCTCTGGAGTGGACCTTGAGGGATTGGGGTTTTTGTTTACTCATCTTGATTTTCACATGACATCTTGGGAGAGTGATGAAGTTAGATCCATTGAAACTCCATCGGACCTAATCATAAACAGGGTTGATCTGAATAACCAGAATGAAGATTGGTATTGTCCTAGAAGAGACCGGAAGAGGTCACATCAAACAAATATATTCGAAGAGATCCAAAAGGCATTATGGGAGGAGAGATTACGAGAAGCGAAAGAACGTGTTGCTTCTATTTCTTGGTGGAATTCATTGAGATGCCGGAGGAGACCCATGTACTCAACATCACTGAGAGACATAGTTACAATCAAGCACCCAGTTTATGATATTCATTGTCAAAAGGCTGATCGGTCATCCTATTTATATCCATCAAAGCTTGCTGACATAGTTCTTTCACCAGTAGAACGATTTGAGAGGATGACTGACTTGGTGGAGAGTTTTATGTTTGCAATTCCAGCAGCACGGGCCCCAGAACCTGTTTGCCGGTGCAGTAAAAATGACACTCCTGTCTTCCTGCACCCAAGTTATGGGGAAAAGTGCTCTCAGATCTTATTGCCTCTTCTATCACCCATTAGACCAGCTATTGTTCGCAGGCAAGTATACTTTCCCGACAGGCGACTCATACAATTTGATTGTGGGAAGTTGCAGGAGCTGGCGATGTTGCTTAGGAAGTTGAAATCTGAAGGTCACCGGGCTTTGATTTTTACCCAAATGACCAAGATGCTTGATGTGTTGGAAGCTTTTATAAATTTGTATGGCTATACCTACATGCGATTAGACGGCTCCACCCAACCAGAGGAGAGGCAAACTTTGATGCAGCGCTTTAATACAAAcccaaaaattttcctttttattttgtcaacCCGTAGTGGAGGGGTTGGTATTAACCTAGTAGGTGCAGATACTGTTATTTTCTATGATAGCGACTGGAATCCAGCAATGGATCAACAAGCACAAGATCGATGCCACAGGATTGGACAAACTCGTGAGGTACACATCTATAGGCTAATTAGTGAGAGCACCATTGAGGAGAATATATTAAGGAAAGCAAATCAAAAGCGGGCTCTTGATGATCTGGTCATACAGAGTGGAGGTTACAATACCGAATTCTTCAAGAAGCTCGATCCTATGGAATTATTTTCAGGTCACAGGACTCTTCCCTTGAAGCAGAAGGAAAAGAATGTTAGCAATGGAAGTGAGGTTTCTTTGTCAAATGCAGATGTTGAAGCTGCTTTAAAACATGCTGAAGATGAAGCAGATTACATGGCACTTAAGAAAGTTGAACAGGAAGAGGCTGTAGACAATCAGGAGTTCACAGAAGAAGCGGTTGGCAAAATGGAAGACGATGAGTTTGTAAACGAGGATGATCTCAAAGATGATGAGCCCACAGATCAGGGTGGCCAAATATCGACTCTAAACAAGGAGGAGGCACTGATTAGTGGAAGTGATTTTAATGAAGATGGAGCTCTCACTCTTGTTGGCAAGGAAGATGATTTGGATATGCTGGCTGATGTTAAACAGATGGCAGCAGCTGCAGCTGCAGCAGGACAGGCAGTTTCATCTTTTGAGAATCAATTACGCCCAATCGATCGCTATGCGATGCGGTTTTTGGAATTATGGGACCCTATCATAGACAAGAGAGCTGTGGAATCTCAGGTAAGGTTTGAGGAGACTGAATGGGAACTAGACCGTCTAGAGAAGTACAAGGAGGAGCTGGAAGCtgacatggatgatgatgaagaacctctTGTATATGAAA AGTGGGATGCTGATTTTGCAACTGAGGCGTACCGACAGCAAGTTGAGGCATTGGCTCAACATCAG TTGGAGGAGGAGCTGGAATTGGAAGCAAAATTGAAGGAAGATTTGGATAATGAAAATTACGAAGATAA GGTTGAGCGTCCTAGGGCCTCCAAGCCGAAGTCAAAGAAGAAAGCGAAAAAGGCCAAGTTTAAGTCCCTGAAGAAAGGGTCATTGACTTCTGATGGAAAACAATTCAAAGGCGAATCTCCGGAAGAATCCATATACTCAGATGATGACATTGTTTGCCTTGACATTTCAGATGGAGAATTGCCTCATTCAGCTATGCAGAAGAAACGTAAGAAGGATGAGCTTTTTGAGGACCCTGATGAAGAGACTTCTTCCAAGAAGTCCAAGAAACATGACCCTCCTGGAAATTCTGTAGATTTGGATTGCAAGCCATCTGGTAAAAAGCAGGAGGAATCTGTAGACTCGAAAACACTAGATTACATGGATGTTGACCGCGAGCAGAAAACAGTCGGCAGGAGCCGGATGGGAGGAAAAATCTCCATTACATCATTGCCAATAAAGAGGGTTTTTACGATAAGACCGGAGAAgttaaagaaaggaaatatCTGGTCTAGAGATTGTGTTCCATCGCCTGATATGTGGTTACCACAAGAGGATGCAGTATTATGTGCTGTAGTGCATGAATATGGTTTTAACTGGAGCCTGGTTGCCGATACACTATATGGGATGACTGCTGGTGGATTTTATCGGGGAAGATATCGAAACCCTATTCACTGTTGCGAGAGGTTTAGGGACCTTATTCAGAGGTATGTTTTATCTGCTGTGGACAACCCTAACAATGAAAAGGCTGGCCATGTGGTCTCCACAAAAGGTTCTCTTAAAGTGACAGAG GATAACATTCGAATGCTGCTAGATGTTGCCATGGATTTACCAGATAATGAGTTACTCCTTCAGAAGCACTTCACTGCTTTGCTCTCATCGGTATGGAGGGTGACATCTTGTGTTAATGACCAAGAGAATCTCTCATCTCCCAGAAATGGCTTGTACTTTAGTAGAAGCATTCTTGATTCTGCTATCAACCATTCTTCACGGAAATCCAGACCTGAAGCTGCGGGGAAGGTTAAAATGACTAATTTGATTCCGAGTAGGAAGTTAATGGCAGATGCACTAGATGCTGTTGGTCATCAGAATGAGATTGTGTGCCCCTCTGACCAGGGAGATGGAGTTTCAGCTATTGAAGAAGGTTTGGAAGTCACCCTCGAATTCCAGCAGGAGAAAGATGATTTGACCATTCCATTGCCAACCTTTCTGAAGCTATCGCTACCTGGCTCGGTTCCATCAACTTCTGGAAGCAATTCTACTGGagacaaatttttaaaatcatcTAGGAACATGGCAGAATGTCGTTTCAG GGAAGCGTCGAGAGCTTGTGCTGAAGGAAGTCTTGGTTGCTCGACCTCTGGTCTCTTAGCAACTGATGTCAAGACCCGATCAGCACAGAAGCCACAGGCTCTGGGAAAGCACAAGCTTCCCCCAACTGACTCAATCAAGCCCTCTAAGTCGAAGTTCAGGAAAACAAACATGGAGTTTGGCCTCACTAACCAGCCAGTTTCTGAGCCACGGCCCCTGCCGATGCAGATGGTATCAGCTGGAGATGCGAGTGCATGGTGCGATTTTTCTAGTGCCACTTTTGATGCTGGGGCTCATGACTTCGAGGGTGACTTGCTTTCGGCGATGGACAAAGAGCTTCCCTTGGAACCAGAGAGCTATGATATGGTTCAAAATACCTACTACGTTCCTGATGTAATCTCAGACCTAGATGATTGTTCCTTGTCGCCGGAATATACTGATATTGGCTAG